The stretch of DNA CCAACGTGACACTGATGTGCAGAGTCATGGGGGAGCCTGCCCCTCAAGTGGACTGGTTTTGGCAGGGCCAATTAATAAAGAATGGCTCATTGGGTAATCTGGGATCGACCTTGTTTCTCATTCAAGAGAACGTTCTCCGTCGTCGTGACCACCACGATGTTCGGACCAGCAATGTGACTATTTTAAATGCGGATATTGACCATGGTGGTGAATACATTTGTGAGGCCTTCAATCGAGCGGGTGGTGTGAAGGCTCGCATGCAATTGACCCTGGCCAAGCCGATCACTACCACTCTTCACAAGCGAGTGGAACAAAGCCAGGTGTACGTGATGGCTGCCTTTGGAGGCTGCGGTGTGATATTTGTGACTCTGTTCTTTGTGTGCTGTGTGTTCAGTCTTCGTCATAAGCCCATCATCAGTATACGCCAGCACGCTCAACAGCATTACGTTCGAGCCGCCACCAACACCACGGCCTCagtggcggcggcggcggcggcggcgcCGGCGGCCGAGTTTGATGAAGCATCCTCCACCCGTAATCAGAATCACCAGATTAACAACCATGGGCCTAAGCGAGATGGAAGCGCTTCAACGGGCTCGAGTGGTAATGCTAATGGCAATAATGCTAATGCTTACGGTGTTGGTTCTGGTAAAAGTGGCACTGAGTCAATTAGCATGTCTCATAGGACTCTGATCATGCCAAAAACTCCACCTCTGAGAACCTCTTGCACATCTACCTCTTTGTCTCAAGCATCTGGCAATGCGGAGACATCAGTCCAATCAGTACGTCGTGGCTCAATTCCTCTGAAGGCGGAAAAGCGCAGCAGCGAACTCACCTGCCAAAAACAAACTTTAGGCAAGATCAATGAGGAAAGACTTGGCACTCGGATTGGACCAATCAACAAACTCCCCCCTAATGGCGTGGGTCCTAAAAATTCTTTGTCAAGTGGTCATCATCCCTCTTCCAACAAGCCGTCTTCCTATGCCATCTCACCTCCTTCCTATGCCCTCTCCTCCACCACAACCACCTCGTCCCCGCCTCTATCACCCTTCTCCATGGCCTCAAACAGTGGCGGTGGCGGTAGTGGTGGcagtgttggtgttggtgctGGAATTAGTGGTGTCAGTGGGATTTCCCCCAATATCTCCGTGCTGCTCTCTCCTCGGACCCGAGTTCCAACACCCAAATCTCGACTCAACTGTGATGGTCTCAATTCCTCCGTAATGGGCTGCTCACAGCCAACTTCAAAGGAAGGGAAAGAAGACTCTTCTGCCATTTCTCCCGGCTCGGTTAATTGCTCTCGCTCGGTTCGCTTCAATCTGAAACCAATCCATTTTGAAGAGGATTGGCTCCGAGGCACTCGTTACACACCCCAGGTCTTACTAAGATCTCCCTCTGATCCTCTTATATCCTTCTGTACCCTTCCAAGATCTGCAAGCCTATTTGCTGATTCCATGCCCTTCAATGGACTCTCTGCGCACTTATCAGATGCCCGCAATGGCTATGATCCCTCTGCAGTGGAGGACTTCCAAGGCAACCCTGACGACTTAGAAGAGATGACATTTATGAACCGCAGGGTCAGGTTTAGGACCAAATCCAGCTCAGCGGACAGTCAGGAAGAGCTTTTAATTGACCATCCTCGAGAGCATCATCTACCACATACCTGTGGTCGAGTCCAGCCTCTGGCTTCGGCCATGGCCTCCAAATTCCGACGATTCTCGGGTTCTTACGAGTATCCCTTGGGTAATGGCACCCCCACTCACGGTGTCCAAGTTCGATACCACGCAAATCCCGGCTACTCGCATCGTGGCAAGCCTGATTGGCGAAGTAAATTATACAGAAACCAACTCGACCAGTTTGGACAGCCCATTTGGGAAAGACCCGATCCTGATCCCGAGAGAATCACTTTGGGTGACCGTGGAGGCTCATTGAGGATCAATAAGGCAAGTCGCTCTGGACAGACTTACGATGTGAACGGGAGTGATATGACCAatagtttgattgaaaatcgAGGCAGTCCAATGGCTTGGCGCAATTCTTTACCATTTCCTCCACGCCACACTCGAAAGGGAGGCCGAATAGGAGGAacaggaggagcaggaggagcaggagcaggaggaggagggaacACTGGCCGGACATTTGCCTCGGCCTCCTCCCCCGAGGACAGTGACCataaacatgtcaaaaataaaagagagATGATTCCCCCTTCATCCAAATGGGGACCTGGCCCTCAACTGCCTTCGTCTCCCTCCTCGGGCTCGGGCTCAGGATTGCTGGTCGTTGAGCCCAATAGGCGGGAACGAAATCAGAAATCACCCACGTCGGATCACTCGGATGTCAATGGCCCGCTCGATTACCATTCAGTTCAGTTGGACCATTTCCTCCTCGAGTACCAATCCTTGCAGGAGCAACTCATTCGAATGCGGGAGGCTTGTACGAGCATTCGTAAAGTGAACCTCAAACACGACCTCGAAGACCTCAGACAGTCCATCTCCGCTTTTGAGAGTCGTTGTGGCACTTCGAAGAATGAGACGGTCTCCGCTAATGTGGCAGATTTGAAGAGGCGCTACGAATCGCTCCATTTGAGA from Tigriopus californicus strain San Diego chromosome 3, Tcal_SD_v2.1, whole genome shotgun sequence encodes:
- the LOC131878319 gene encoding uncharacterized protein LOC131878319 — encoded protein: MSQQNSAAFWRIFFFHILSLQLTMLLSYGGKFESVGALLLRDSQCPKLCECKWKKGKETVACVNANYIDIPILEDSGTQVLDFRGNAIKVLVDGIFIHANLLNLQEVHLPQCQIKEIHKFAFRDLINLMRLDLSDNELEAIPSAALSSVSQLRELSLSGNAFGTVKDYAFSNLAHLIKLELSRCRLRSLSPHAFVGLDTLEWLKLDQNHLSHLNPVSIRPLANLHEMDLQQNPWNCSCSLRPTRHWMHRFNIHSTVPPTCEGPDRLSQRSWSDLNIDDFACLPKIIHAGPVSQMQEETSNVTLMCRVMGEPAPQVDWFWQGQLIKNGSLGNLGSTLFLIQENVLRRRDHHDVRTSNVTILNADIDHGGEYICEAFNRAGGVKARMQLTLAKPITTTLHKRVEQSQVYVMAAFGGCGVIFVTLFFVCCVFSLRHKPIISIRQHAQQHYVRAATNTTASVAAAAAAAPAAEFDEASSTRNQNHQINNHGPKRDGSASTGSSGNANGNNANAYGVGSGKSGTESISMSHRTLIMPKTPPLRTSCTSTSLSQASGNAETSVQSVRRGSIPLKAEKRSSELTCQKQTLGKINEERLGTRIGPINKLPPNGVGPKNSLSSGHHPSSNKPSSYAISPPSYALSSTTTTSSPPLSPFSMASNSGGGGSGGSVGVGAGISGVSGISPNISVLLSPRTRVPTPKSRLNCDGLNSSVMGCSQPTSKEGKEDSSAISPGSVNCSRSVRFNLKPIHFEEDWLRGTRYTPQVLLRSPSDPLISFCTLPRSASLFADSMPFNGLSAHLSDARNGYDPSAVEDFQGNPDDLEEMTFMNRRVRFRTKSSSADSQEELLIDHPREHHLPHTCGRVQPLASAMASKFRRFSGSYEYPLGNGTPTHGVQVRYHANPGYSHRGKPDWRSKLYRNQLDQFGQPIWERPDPDPERITLGDRGGSLRINKASRSGQTYDVNGSDMTNSLIENRGSPMAWRNSLPFPPRHTRKGGRIGGTGGAGGAGAGGGGNTGRTFASASSPEDSDHKHVKNKREMIPPSSKWGPGPQLPSSPSSGSGSGLLVVEPNRRERNQKSPTSDHSDVNGPLDYHSVQLDHFLLEYQSLQEQLIRMREACTSIRKVNLKHDLEDLRQSISAFESRCGTSKNETVSANVADLKRRYESLHLRSILKKHQINPSHPIPPPTSTSPSTSHSSGSTSIGSTVRPPQRGTPKAAHMVIPLEFLGSEREDQAGHNEAESLDTDDRFPLLCNSSPSSSVIGPGTSVDPSKNYSPQWEHSS